In the genome of Streptomyces globosus, one region contains:
- a CDS encoding serine/threonine-protein kinase codes for MEQQTGAGAVLAGRYRLVEPIGSGGMGKVWRAHDDLLSRTVAVKELTAGLYVAQADRDVLHARTQKEARAAARIQHPAVVTVHDVFEHDDRPWIVMEYVDGPSLAEAAKAAGRIEPREAARIGLHVLGALRAAHAVGVLHRDVKPGNVLLARDGRVLLTDFGIAAIEGDSSITRTGEIVGSIDYLAPERVTGGTPDPASDLWSLGATLYTAVEARSPFRRTSPISSLQAVVNDEPPALRQSGPLGPVITALLRKDPEERPSAQETERMLLEVMEGREPRAAQAYVPTRAVSPQELSGAREAEPEAPAASGAGGTAALPAGPAEPAERPRSSAGRVRRAAAVALVAALVGGGAVFGLLKYTGDGVGGDGADRNASAPDRQGGAGDKDAKDASPPAGWKEVTDPEGFTLWVPDGWKRQMDGNQIDYTPDNGRHFIRIAVDPTPDYDTAYAHVLDLEKQVSRRTDYKRQRLNQNTFRDTTRAALWEFTWTEKGVHAGPRRAIEQMYIAPDGTEYAVYMSGPTSTWETTRAQFDTVLKGWAPPAG; via the coding sequence GTGGAACAGCAGACAGGTGCGGGCGCAGTGCTCGCCGGCCGGTACCGGCTCGTGGAGCCCATCGGCAGCGGCGGCATGGGCAAGGTGTGGCGCGCCCACGACGACCTCCTGAGCAGGACCGTCGCCGTCAAGGAGCTGACGGCCGGGCTGTACGTCGCCCAGGCGGACCGGGACGTCCTGCACGCCCGGACGCAGAAGGAGGCCCGCGCGGCCGCCCGCATCCAGCACCCGGCCGTCGTCACCGTCCACGACGTCTTCGAGCACGACGACCGGCCGTGGATCGTCATGGAGTACGTCGACGGCCCGTCCCTCGCCGAGGCGGCCAAGGCGGCCGGCCGGATCGAGCCCCGCGAGGCCGCCCGGATCGGGCTGCACGTCCTCGGCGCGCTGCGCGCCGCGCACGCGGTCGGCGTGCTGCACCGGGACGTCAAGCCCGGCAACGTGCTGCTCGCCAGGGACGGGCGGGTGCTGCTCACGGACTTCGGGATCGCCGCGATCGAGGGCGACTCCTCCATCACCCGCACGGGCGAGATCGTCGGCTCCATCGACTACCTGGCCCCGGAGCGCGTCACGGGCGGCACCCCGGACCCGGCGTCCGACCTGTGGTCGCTCGGGGCGACCCTCTACACGGCGGTCGAGGCCCGCTCGCCGTTCCGCCGCACCTCGCCGATCTCCAGCCTGCAGGCCGTCGTCAACGACGAGCCGCCCGCGCTGCGCCAGTCCGGTCCGCTGGGGCCCGTCATCACCGCGCTGCTGCGCAAGGACCCCGAGGAGCGGCCCTCCGCGCAGGAGACGGAGCGGATGCTGCTGGAGGTGATGGAGGGCCGCGAGCCGAGGGCGGCGCAGGCGTACGTGCCGACGCGCGCGGTGAGCCCGCAGGAGCTGTCCGGGGCGCGGGAGGCCGAACCGGAGGCCCCCGCGGCGAGCGGCGCGGGAGGGACGGCCGCCCTGCCGGCCGGTCCGGCGGAGCCGGCCGAGAGGCCCCGCTCCAGCGCCGGCCGGGTCAGGCGGGCCGCGGCGGTGGCGCTGGTGGCGGCGCTGGTCGGCGGCGGCGCGGTCTTCGGGCTGCTGAAGTACACCGGCGACGGGGTCGGCGGCGACGGCGCCGACCGCAACGCGAGTGCCCCCGACCGGCAGGGCGGCGCCGGGGACAAGGACGCCAAGGACGCCTCCCCGCCCGCGGGCTGGAAGGAGGTCACCGACCCGGAGGGCTTCACCCTGTGGGTGCCGGACGGCTGGAAGCGGCAGATGGACGGCAACCAGATCGACTACACACCGGACAACGGCAGGCACTTCATCCGCATCGCCGTCGACCCCACGCCCGACTACGACACCGCGTACGCGCACGTGCTCGACCTGGAGAAGCAGGTCAGCCGGCGCACCGACTACAAGCGGCAGCGGCTGAACCAGAACACCTTCCGCGACACCACCCGCGCGGCGCTGTGGGAGTTCACCTGGACCGAGAAGGGCGTCCACGCCGGACCGCGCCGCGCCATCGAGCAGATGTACATCGCCCCGGACGGCACCGAGTACGCGGTGTACATGTCGGGCCCGACGTCCACCTGGGAGACGACCCGGGCGCAGTTCGACACCGTGCTCAAGGGCTGGGCGCCGCCCGCCGGCTGA
- a CDS encoding succinic semialdehyde dehydrogenase: MTDSPATALLRPAPQPTNPVAPAPAGARTAADVVTPDLVARLTRGVIGSGRTANHTPFTGAKLADLPEATPAEVAEAFARARTAQAAWAAVPVRRRAAVLLRFHDLVLARQAEVLDLIQLETGKARLHAHEEVQAVAVAARHYGRKAPAYLRPRSHTGAMPTLTKVTELRQPRGVVGQIAPWNYPLELSVGDALPAFASGNAVVMKPDTETALTALWARDVLVEAGLPPEIFQVVLGEGPVVGPEVVRHADYVSFTGSTRTGREVAQGAAARLVGVSLELGGKNAMLVLHDADVEKAAAGAVRACFSSAGQLCISIERLYVHASIADEFLARFAARTKAMRLGSSLAYGADMGSLVGERQLETVRRHVDEAVAKGATLVAGGTARPDIGPLFYEPTILDGVEAPMAVCGEETFGPVVSVYRFTDEDEAVAQANATPYGLNSSVWTKDARRGRAVAARLRTGTVNINEGYAPAYGSVRAPMGGMKDSGLGRRHGSEGILKYTEAQTVAHQRLLPMAPSLGMDDEAYAAFMTRSLRLMKALRLR; this comes from the coding sequence ATGACGGACTCGCCGGCCACCGCCCTCCTCCGCCCTGCCCCGCAGCCCACCAACCCGGTCGCCCCGGCCCCCGCCGGCGCGCGCACCGCCGCGGACGTGGTGACCCCCGACCTGGTCGCCCGCCTCACCCGCGGCGTCATCGGGTCCGGGCGGACCGCGAACCACACGCCGTTCACCGGGGCCAAGCTCGCCGACCTCCCCGAGGCCACCCCGGCCGAGGTCGCCGAGGCGTTCGCGCGGGCCCGTACCGCCCAGGCCGCCTGGGCCGCCGTGCCCGTACGCCGCCGCGCCGCCGTCCTGCTCCGCTTCCACGACCTGGTCCTCGCCCGCCAGGCCGAGGTCCTCGACCTGATCCAGCTGGAGACCGGCAAGGCCCGGCTGCACGCCCACGAGGAGGTCCAGGCCGTCGCCGTCGCCGCCCGCCACTACGGCCGCAAGGCGCCCGCCTACCTGCGGCCGCGCAGCCACACCGGCGCGATGCCGACCCTCACCAAGGTCACCGAGCTGCGCCAGCCGCGCGGCGTGGTCGGCCAGATCGCCCCCTGGAACTACCCCCTCGAACTCTCCGTCGGCGACGCCCTGCCCGCCTTCGCCTCCGGCAACGCCGTCGTCATGAAGCCCGACACCGAGACCGCGCTGACCGCCCTGTGGGCACGCGACGTGCTCGTCGAGGCAGGGCTGCCCCCCGAGATCTTCCAGGTCGTCCTCGGCGAGGGCCCCGTCGTCGGCCCCGAGGTGGTCCGGCACGCCGACTACGTCTCCTTCACCGGCTCCACCCGCACCGGCCGCGAGGTCGCGCAGGGCGCCGCCGCCCGCCTCGTCGGCGTCTCCCTCGAACTCGGCGGCAAGAACGCCATGCTCGTCCTCCACGACGCCGACGTCGAGAAGGCCGCCGCCGGCGCCGTCCGCGCCTGCTTCTCCTCCGCCGGCCAGCTGTGCATCTCCATCGAGCGGCTCTACGTCCACGCCTCCATAGCCGACGAGTTCCTCGCCCGGTTCGCCGCCCGCACCAAGGCCATGCGCCTGGGCAGCTCCCTCGCCTACGGCGCGGACATGGGCTCGCTGGTCGGCGAGCGCCAGCTGGAGACCGTCCGCCGGCACGTCGACGAGGCCGTCGCCAAGGGCGCCACCCTCGTCGCCGGCGGCACCGCCCGCCCCGACATCGGCCCGCTGTTCTACGAGCCGACCATCCTCGACGGCGTGGAGGCGCCGATGGCCGTCTGCGGCGAGGAGACCTTCGGCCCGGTCGTCTCCGTCTACCGCTTCACCGACGAGGACGAGGCCGTCGCCCAGGCCAACGCCACCCCCTACGGCCTCAACTCCAGCGTGTGGACGAAGGACGCCCGCCGCGGCCGCGCCGTCGCCGCCCGCCTGCGCACCGGCACCGTCAACATCAACGAGGGCTACGCCCCGGCCTACGGCAGCGTCCGGGCCCCCATGGGCGGCATGAAGGACTCCGGCCTCGGCCGCCGGCACGGCTCCGAGGGCATCCTCAAGTACACCGAGGCGCAGACGGTCGCCCACCAGCGGCTGCTGCCGATGGCGCCCTCGCTCGGCATGGACGACGAGGCGTACGCGGCGTTCATGACGCGCAGCCTCCGGCTGATGAAGGCCCTCCGCCTCCGCTAG